A genomic segment from Pollutimonas thiosulfatoxidans encodes:
- the ybgC gene encoding tol-pal system-associated acyl-CoA thioesterase — protein MSHDLTKDMRMEAASQFSTLDIRVYYEDTDAGGVMYYANYLKFFERGRTEWLRRLGVNQSALAAQEGRIFVVKNVEIQYRKPARLDDLLAIHSTIVRVGPASINFRQFAKRDGELLCGSDIQVCCVDASTLRPAPLTTELRTLLQKAKN, from the coding sequence ATGTCACACGACTTAACCAAAGACATGCGCATGGAAGCAGCCAGTCAGTTCTCCACTCTGGATATTCGCGTATATTACGAGGACACCGACGCGGGCGGCGTCATGTACTACGCCAACTACCTGAAGTTCTTCGAGAGAGGCCGGACGGAATGGCTGCGTCGCCTGGGTGTGAATCAATCTGCACTGGCAGCACAAGAAGGCCGCATATTTGTTGTCAAGAACGTTGAAATACAATACCGCAAACCGGCCCGACTGGATGACCTGCTTGCCATACACAGCACCATCGTTCGTGTGGGCCCCGCCTCCATCAACTTCAGGCAATTCGCCAAGCGCGACGGGGAACTGTTGTGCGGAAGCGATATCCAAGTGTGTTGCGTTGATGCCAGTACTTTACGTCCAGCCCCACTAACGACTGAACTCCGAACCCTACTGCAGAAGGCCAAGAACTAA
- a CDS encoding RNA pyrophosphohydrolase has protein sequence MLDREGYRPNVGIILVNQKNEVFWGKRIREHAWQFPQGGIKYGESPVQAMYRELHEEVGLRPEHVRILGRTRDWLRYNVPNNFIRRDSRGHYKGQKQIWFLLRMIGRDSDVSLRATHSPEFDAWRWSQYWVPLDAVIEFKREVYTLALNELAVILFKRGQETRYLRQRVQSQRSLPAAEPKGHARTVG, from the coding sequence ATGTTAGACCGTGAAGGCTACCGTCCTAATGTCGGCATTATCCTCGTAAACCAAAAAAACGAGGTTTTCTGGGGTAAACGGATACGGGAGCACGCTTGGCAATTTCCGCAAGGGGGCATCAAGTACGGAGAAAGCCCCGTTCAAGCCATGTACCGCGAGCTGCACGAAGAGGTGGGCTTGCGGCCCGAACATGTTCGTATATTAGGGCGGACGCGCGACTGGCTGCGTTATAACGTACCGAACAACTTTATTCGGCGCGATTCACGCGGTCACTATAAAGGGCAGAAACAAATCTGGTTTCTGCTCCGAATGATAGGGCGCGATTCAGACGTCAGTCTGCGTGCTACGCATAGCCCCGAGTTCGACGCCTGGCGCTGGAGCCAGTATTGGGTGCCGCTGGATGCCGTCATCGAATTCAAGCGCGAGGTATACACGCTTGCGCTGAACGAACTCGCCGTTATTCTGTTCAAGCGCGGTCAAGAAACCCGTTACTTGCGACAGCGCGTGCAAAGCCAGCGCTCGCTGCCTGCAGCGGAGCCCAAGGGCCATGCGCGTACTGTTGGTTGA
- a CDS encoding response regulator, protein MRVLLVEDEQEMAAWLERALAQSGFVPHHAPDARSAEHLLSRNDYDAVIMDLRLPDKHGLVLLREMRSRGDVTPVLILTAQGALQDRVRGLNLGADDFLSKPFALEELEARLAALVRRSRGHQSPRLVCGSLEYDDESRLFTLGGDLLHLTPREHAALAVLIGRSGMPVEKSHLFNRVFDHDSEANVDAIEVVLHRLRKKLAGSDVHIVTVRGMGYMLESVTEET, encoded by the coding sequence ATGCGCGTACTGTTGGTTGAAGACGAGCAAGAAATGGCCGCCTGGCTAGAGCGCGCACTCGCCCAAAGCGGGTTCGTGCCGCATCATGCGCCCGATGCCCGTAGTGCCGAGCACCTGCTTTCGCGCAATGACTACGACGCCGTCATTATGGACCTGCGCCTGCCCGACAAGCACGGGCTGGTATTGCTGCGTGAAATGCGCTCGCGCGGCGATGTGACGCCCGTGCTCATACTGACGGCGCAGGGCGCCTTGCAGGATCGCGTGCGGGGGCTCAACCTGGGCGCCGACGACTTTCTCAGCAAGCCCTTTGCGCTGGAAGAGCTCGAGGCAAGGTTGGCCGCCTTGGTGCGACGCAGTCGCGGGCACCAATCGCCTCGCCTGGTTTGCGGCTCGCTCGAGTACGACGATGAAAGCCGCCTGTTTACGCTAGGGGGCGATCTCTTGCATCTCACGCCGCGTGAACATGCTGCGCTGGCGGTTCTCATTGGGCGTAGCGGCATGCCGGTAGAGAAAAGCCACTTGTTCAATCGGGTGTTTGATCACGATAGTGAAGCCAACGTTGATGCCATCGAAGTCGTGCTGCACCGCTTACGCAAGAAGCTGGCGGGCAGCGATGTGCATATTGTGACGGTGCGGGGAATGGGCTACATGCTAGAAAGCGTTACTGAAGAAACCTGA
- the tolQ gene encoding protein TolQ — translation MQAASDLSLLTLLIHASIPVQAVMLILLGISILSWTYIFSKRAALKRANEQTRRFEDDFWAGGDLSVLQQAVATRRAEHGALARIFDAGMTEFVKARRANGGGGDALLDGPRRAMRAAYQREMDTLEAHLNFLASAGSVSPYIGLLGTVWGIMHAFIGLSSMQQATLAAVAPGIAEALIATAIGLFAAIPAVVAYNRYTNEIDRLSIRFDSFIDEFLNILQRQVR, via the coding sequence ATGCAAGCCGCTAGCGACCTATCGTTGCTTACCTTACTGATCCATGCAAGTATCCCCGTACAAGCGGTCATGCTCATATTGCTGGGCATCTCGATTTTGTCGTGGACCTATATTTTCAGCAAGCGGGCGGCCCTTAAGCGCGCCAACGAACAAACTCGGCGATTCGAGGACGACTTCTGGGCAGGCGGCGACCTTTCCGTGCTGCAACAGGCAGTCGCCACGCGCCGCGCCGAGCATGGTGCGCTGGCTCGCATTTTCGATGCCGGCATGACTGAATTCGTGAAGGCGCGGCGCGCCAATGGCGGAGGCGGAGACGCGCTGCTTGACGGCCCTCGCCGTGCCATGCGAGCAGCCTACCAGCGCGAAATGGACACCCTGGAAGCTCACCTGAACTTCCTGGCGTCGGCCGGATCCGTCAGCCCCTATATTGGTTTGCTGGGCACGGTGTGGGGCATCATGCACGCTTTCATTGGCTTGTCGTCCATGCAGCAAGCCACCCTGGCTGCGGTAGCCCCCGGCATTGCCGAAGCCCTGATCGCTACGGCTATCGGCTTGTTCGCCGCCATACCCGCCGTCGTCGCCTATAACCGCTACACCAACGAGATCGACCGACTGTCGATTCGCTTCGACAGCTTCATCGACGAGTTCCTCAACATCTTGCAGCGGCAGGTGCGCTAA
- a CDS encoding proline--tRNA ligase, whose protein sequence is MYASKYHINTLKEAPAEAEIKSHQLMTRAGMIRKVAGGIYSYMPLGLRVLRKIEAVVREEMNRAGAIELLMPVVQPAELWVESGRWEQYGAELLRMKDRHQRDFVLQPTSEEVITDIARNEIHSWRQLPLNFYHIQTKFRDERRPRFGLMRGREFTMKDAYSFDRDEASAQASYDTMYDAYMRIFQRLGLEFRAVAADTGAIGGSRSHEFQVIADTGEDLIVYNPQSQYAANIELAAAPCLIAQRAAPTAELVKAATPAAPKCEIVAEQLGRPLADTVKSIVLATEDADAAKPATIWLLLLRGDHDLNEVKTGKLPGFENGYRFATETEIQDTFGCVPGYLGPISPPGPVNIIADHTVANMSDFICGANQEGFHYTGVNWGRDLPEPQSADLRNVVAGDPDPQGGRLAIQRGIEVGHVFFLGDKYSRALGATFLETDGKPAMLQMGCYGIGISRIAAAAIEQNHDDKGIVWPRAIAPFEVVICPMGWHKSETVRNAAQALYDQLSAQGVEVMLDDRDTRPGIMFADWELIGVPLRITIGDRGLKDNVVEIQTRRQPEADKVDVAQAAAVALQRLEAL, encoded by the coding sequence ATGTATGCAAGCAAGTATCACATCAACACCCTGAAAGAAGCACCGGCGGAAGCCGAAATCAAGAGCCACCAGCTTATGACGCGGGCCGGCATGATACGCAAGGTGGCCGGCGGCATCTACAGCTATATGCCGCTGGGCCTGCGGGTGTTGCGCAAGATAGAAGCGGTAGTGCGCGAAGAAATGAATCGTGCCGGCGCCATCGAGCTGCTGATGCCGGTGGTGCAACCGGCCGAACTGTGGGTGGAATCGGGTCGCTGGGAACAATACGGCGCCGAATTGCTGCGCATGAAAGACAGGCATCAACGTGATTTCGTGCTGCAGCCCACTTCGGAAGAAGTGATCACCGACATCGCGCGCAACGAAATTCATAGCTGGCGGCAGCTTCCCTTGAATTTCTATCATATCCAGACCAAGTTTCGGGACGAGCGCCGCCCGCGCTTCGGGCTGATGCGTGGCCGTGAGTTCACCATGAAGGACGCCTACTCGTTTGACCGCGACGAGGCCTCGGCACAAGCCAGTTACGACACCATGTATGACGCCTATATGCGCATTTTCCAGCGGTTGGGGCTCGAGTTTCGCGCGGTCGCGGCCGATACCGGCGCCATCGGCGGCTCCCGCAGCCACGAGTTCCAGGTTATTGCCGATACCGGCGAAGACCTGATCGTGTACAACCCGCAATCGCAGTATGCGGCCAACATCGAGCTGGCTGCGGCGCCCTGCCTCATTGCCCAACGGGCGGCCCCCACCGCCGAACTGGTCAAGGCCGCGACACCCGCAGCGCCCAAATGCGAAATCGTCGCCGAACAACTGGGCCGTCCTTTGGCGGATACGGTCAAGTCCATCGTTCTGGCAACCGAAGATGCTGACGCCGCCAAGCCGGCCACGATCTGGTTACTGCTGCTGCGCGGTGATCACGACCTGAACGAAGTTAAAACCGGCAAGCTGCCTGGTTTCGAGAACGGCTACCGTTTTGCGACGGAAACCGAAATACAAGACACCTTCGGCTGCGTGCCCGGCTACTTGGGCCCTATAAGCCCGCCCGGCCCGGTGAACATCATTGCGGACCACACAGTGGCCAACATGAGCGACTTCATCTGCGGTGCCAACCAAGAGGGCTTCCACTACACCGGCGTGAACTGGGGCCGCGATCTGCCTGAGCCGCAATCGGCCGATTTGCGTAATGTGGTCGCAGGCGACCCCGATCCGCAGGGCGGCCGGTTGGCCATACAGCGGGGCATTGAGGTCGGCCACGTTTTCTTCCTGGGCGACAAGTATTCGCGCGCGCTCGGCGCCACCTTCCTGGAAACCGACGGCAAGCCGGCGATGCTGCAAATGGGTTGCTACGGGATTGGAATCAGCCGGATCGCTGCGGCAGCCATCGAGCAAAATCATGACGACAAGGGCATCGTCTGGCCTCGCGCCATCGCACCGTTCGAAGTCGTCATCTGTCCCATGGGTTGGCACAAAAGTGAAACAGTTCGCAACGCCGCCCAAGCGCTATACGACCAACTGAGCGCGCAAGGGGTCGAGGTCATGCTGGATGATCGCGATACCCGACCAGGCATCATGTTCGCAGACTGGGAACTGATCGGTGTGCCGCTGCGCATCACGATCGGGGACCGTGGGCTTAAGGATAATGTGGTCGAGATCCAGACACGCCGCCAGCCCGAAGCCGACAAGGTCGATGTGGCCCAAGCGGCAGCCGTAGCGCTGCAACGTCTGGAAGCGCTATAA
- the tolR gene encoding protein TolR — MPSARGSSRSRRLKNDINVVPYIDVMLVLLVIFMVTAPMITPGLIELPTVGSANEIQAKPVEVQIEQDGAISLRVRDAGEDFAEINSASLVTEVRSRITADTPVIIAADGRVPYETVMKVMDELRASGIQRLGLLVDQSAAPKPVEK, encoded by the coding sequence ATGCCATCAGCACGCGGCAGCAGCCGCAGCCGTCGCCTCAAGAACGACATCAACGTCGTGCCCTACATCGATGTCATGCTGGTGTTGCTGGTGATCTTCATGGTCACGGCCCCAATGATCACCCCGGGTCTGATCGAACTGCCCACGGTCGGAAGCGCAAACGAGATTCAGGCCAAGCCGGTTGAAGTCCAGATCGAACAGGATGGCGCCATTTCGCTGCGGGTGCGCGACGCGGGCGAAGACTTCGCTGAGATCAACAGCGCAAGCTTGGTCACCGAGGTCAGGTCGCGCATTACCGCCGACACCCCCGTGATCATTGCGGCTGACGGACGCGTCCCCTACGAAACCGTGATGAAGGTCATGGACGAGTTGCGCGCCAGCGGCATCCAGCGGCTGGGCTTGCTCGTCGATCAGTCGGCCGCGCCCAAACCCGTAGAAAAATAG